The genomic region TGGCCCGCATGGGGGTGGAGGTCGTCGACGAGCGGCCCTACCAGCTCTCGCCGGCGGACGGTGGCAGCGCGTGGATCTACGCGCTCGGCGTGCGCTACCCCTCCGACCCGGCCCCCGACGTGCCCGAGGGCGAGGCGCTGCGCCTGTTCCAGGACGCCTTCGCCGCGGCCTGGCACGGCGAGGCCGACTCCGACGGCTTCGACGAACTGGTGGTCTCCGCTGGTCTGTCGTGGCGCCAGGTGCTCGTCGTGCGCGCGTGCGCGAGGTGGCTGCGCCAGGCGTCGGCCGGCTTCGCCGCCTTCAGCCCCGCCTACCTGGAGCGTGCACTGGTGCGCAACGCCCAGGTGGCGCGACTGCTGGTGCAGCTGTTCGAGGCGCGCTTCGACCCGGCCCGCGAGACCGGGCGCTCCGAGGCGGTGGAGCACCTGCACGCCCGCACGCTGGAGGCGATCGACGCGGTCGAGAGCCTCGACGAGGACCGCATCCTGCGCGGCGTCCTGGCTGTGGTGACCGCCGCCCTTCGCACCAACTACTTCCAGCTGGGCACGGACGGGCGGCCCAAGCCGTACCTCTCGCTCAAGCTCGACCCGCACCGGGTGCCGGACGTCGCGGAGCCGAGGCCGGCGTACGAAGTGTTCGTCCACTCGCCGACGGTGGAAGGCGTGCACCTGCGCTTCGGTGCAGTGGCACGCGGTGGCCTGCGGTGGTCCGACAGGCGTGAGGACTTCCGCACCGAGATCCTGGGCCTGGTCAAGGCGCAGGCGGTCAAGAACGCGGTCATCGTCCCCGTCGGCGCCAAGGGCGGCTTCGTGGTACGCCGCCCGCAGGCCGATCCCCGTGACCGCGAGGCGTTCGTCGCCGAGGGCGTCGAGTGCTACCGGCTGTTCATCCGCGGCCTGCTCGACATCACCGACAACCGCGTCGAGAGCCGCGGGCACAGCGAGGTCGTGCCGCCGCCCCGGGTGGTGCGCCACGACGGCGATGACCCCTACCTCGTCGTCGCGGCCGACAAGGGCACGGCCACCTTCAGCGACATCGCCAACGGCATCGCGGCCGACTACTCCTTCTGGCTCGGCGACGCCTTCGCCTCGGGCGGGTCCGTCGGCTACGACCACAAGGCGATGGGCATCACCGCGCGCGGCGCCTGGGAGGCCGTGCGCCGCAGGTTCCGCGAGCTCGGCCACGACACGCAGACGACGCCCTTCACGGTCGTCGGCGTCGGCGACATGAGCGGCGACGTCTTCGGCAACGGGATGCTGCTCAGCGAGCAGATCCGCCTGGTCGCCGCGTTCGACCACCGCCACGTCTTCCTCGACCCCGACCCCGACCCGGCCGTCAGCTTCGCCGAGCGCGCCCGGCTCTTCGCGCTGCCGCGCTCCTCGTGGGCCGACTACGACGAGTCGCTGCTGTCGTCCGGCGGAGGCGTCTTCCCCCGGTCGCTCAAGCACATCCCGGTGAGCCCTCAGGTGCGCGCCCGCCTCGGCATCGAGCCCGACGTCGAGCAGCTGACGCCGGCCGAGCTGATGCGCGCGATCCTGCTGGCCCCCGTCGACCTGTTCTGGAACGGCGGCATCGGCACCTACGTCAAGGCGACCGGCGAGACGCACGCCGAGGTCGGCGACAAGGCCAACGACGCGCTGCGCGTCGACGGCGCCCGCCTGCGGGTGCGGGTCGTCGGCGAGGGCGGCAACCTGGGCGTCACCCAGCTCGGTCGCGTCGAGGCGGCGCTCGCCGGCGTACGCATCGGCACCGACGCCATCGACAACTCCGCCGGCGTCGACACCTCCGACCACGAGGTCAACATCAAGATCGTCGTCGACTCGGCCGTGCGCGCGGGCGCCGTCGCCTCCGACGAGCGCGTTCCGCTGCTCCAGGCGATGACCGGCGACGTCGCCGCCCTGGTGCTGCGCGACAACTACCTGCAGAACTACCTGCTCGGAGTCGGTCGCACCCTCGCGCCCTCCATGCTGCCCGTGCACGAGCGGGTGATGCGCACCCTCGAGGAGCGCAAGGTCCTCGACCGCCGGCTCGAGCGCCTGCCCGGCTCGGCGCAGGTGCGGGTGCGGCTGGGCGAGGGCGGGGGGCTGACGACGCCGGAGTACGCCGTGCTGGTCGCCTACGTCAAGAACGTGCTGTCGGGCGACCTGGTCGCCACGCCGGTGCCCGACGAGGCGTGGACGACGCCCGTGCTGCGCGGCTACTTCCCGCCGCTGCTGCGGGAACGGCTGGGCGCCCGGCTCGACGAGCACCCGCTGCGGCGCGAGATCGTCACCACCGAGGTCGTCAACGACCTGGTCAACCGGGCGGGCGTGACCTTCGCCTTCCGTGCGCAGGAGGAGACCGGCGCCAGCGTCGCCGACGTGGTGCGCGCCTACGTCGTGGTGCGCGAGGTCTTCGGTCTCGACGCGCTGTGGCGCGAGGTGGAGGGGCTCGACGGCGTGGCCGACACCGGCGCGCAGACCGCCCTCGTGCTCGAGACGCGCCGGCTCGTCGACCGCGCGACCCGCTGGTTCCTGCAGAGCCGGCCGCCCGGGCTCGACGTCGAGCAGGAGGTGGCGCGCTACGCGTCGACCGTGCGGGAGCTCTCGGCGGAGGTGCCGCGGCTGGTCGGCGCCGAGGCAGCGGCCCGGCTGCGTACGCTCGGCGCCCGGCTCGCCGCGCCCGGGGTGCCCGCGGAGCTCGCCGACCGCGTGGCTGCGCTGCTCGACGTGTTCGCCCTGCTCGACGTGGTGGAGGTCGCCCGCTCTGTCGAGGTCGCGCCCGGCCAGCACTGCGAGCCGGCCGAGGTGGCGCCGCTCTACTTCGCGCTCGACGACCGCTACGCGATCGAGTCGCTGCTCTCGCGCATCGCGGGGCTGCCGCGCGGCGACCGGTGGCAGGCGATGGCCCGCGCGTCGGTGCGCTACGACCTCTACGCGACGCTCGCCTCGCTCACGACCGCCGTGCTGCGCGAGACCCCGGCGGGAGAGCCGCTCGGCCGCATCACCGCCTGGGAGCAGGTCCGCGGCGAGCTGCTCGCCCGCGCCCGCGGCACCGTCGACGCCGCGCTCGCCGCCGAGCCGGCCGACCTCGCCACCCTCTCGGTGGCCCTGCGCGCCCTGCGGACCCTCCTGCGCTGACCGCCCCCGCGGGTCGGGCAGCGGGCGGGGGAGCGGAGGCGCACTAGAGTCGCCGGGTGCCGACGCTGTCCGACCTCGCCCGGGACCAGGGCCTCGACCCCGCCGACGTGGCGCACCTTCAGGCGCTGACGGCCGACTGGCAGCTGCTGGCCGACCTCTCCTTCGCCGACCTGGTGCTGTGGGTGCCGTGCCCGGACGACGCGGACGGGTACGTCGCGGTGGCCCAGATGCGCCCGACCACCGGGCCCTCGCTGCTGCACGACGACGTGGTGGGCCAGTGCCTGGCGCGCGGCAAGCGCCCGCTGGTCGACCACGCGTTCGACGAGGCCAAGATCGCCCGCGGGCGCGAGCTCGAGTGGCGCGACGACGTGCCCGTGCGCGAGGAGACGATCCCGGTCGTCCGCGAGGGCAGGGTCCTCGCGGTCATCAGCCGGCACACCAACCTGGCCACGGCGCGCACCCCGAGCCGGCTCGAGGTGACCTACCTGCGCTGCGCCAACGACCTGGCGCTCATGATCGCCGACGGGGTCTTCCCCTACCCGGGCTCGAGCGACGGCGGTGCCGCCTCACCGCGCGTCGGCGACGGCCTGCTGCGGCTCGACGCCGCAGGGCTGGTCACCTACGCGAGCCCCAACGCGCTGTCCGCCTACCGCCACCTCGGGCTGGCGGCCGACCTGGTCGGCGCCCACCTCGGGCGCACCACCGCGGTGCTCGCGCCCTCGCAGATGCCGGTCGACGAGGCCGTCGAGTGGGTGGCCGGCGGCAGCGCGCCCCGGCAGACCGAGGTCGAGGGCCACGGCGTCATCGTGCTGCTGCGCGTGCTCCCGCTGCTGGTGGAGGGCGCCCGGGTCGGTGCGCTCGTGCTGGTGCGCGACGTCACCGAGCTGCGCCGGCGCGAGCAGGAGCTGCTGAGCAAGGAAGCCACGATCCGCGAGATCCACCACCGCGTGAAGAACAACCTGCAGGCGGTGGCCGCGCTGCTCCGGCTGCAGGCCCGGCGCGTGTCGGCACCCGAGGCGCAGGCGGCGCTCGCCGAGGCGGTGCAGCGGGTCGGCTCCATCGCCGTCGTCCACGAGACGCTCTCGCGCTCGACCGACGGGCTGGTGGGCTTCGACGAGGTGGCCGAGCGGCTCACCTCGGGCGTGGTGGAGGTGGCGCAGACCGGCGCCACCGTGCGGCTGCGGCGCACCGGCACCTTCGGCACCCTGCCCGCCGAGACCGCGACCCCGCTGGCCATGGTGCTCACCGAGCTGGTGCAGAACGCGGTCGAGCACGGCAGCGGCGCCCGCGGCGGCACGGTCGAGGTGCGGGCCGAGCGCCACGAGCGCAGCCTCACCGTGAGCATCTCCGACGACGGACCCGGGCTGCCCGAGGGCTTCAGCCTCGAAGGCTCGGCCAACCTGGGCCTGCGGATCGTCGCCGGCATGGTGCGCACCGAGCTGCGCGGCGACCTGGTGCTGGCCGCCGGGCCCGAGGGCGGCACGGTCGCCACCGTGACCCTGTGGGTCCCGGCCGGCGACGCGGACCCCGCGCTCGCCTGAGCGGGCCGCCGGGCTCCCCGCCCACCGGCCCCGGACGCGCCGAACCCCCGGCGGGCGGTGGCCCGGGCCGGGGGTTCGGGAGGTGCGGGGGAGGTCGTCCCTAGGCGGTGCGTACGCGGTTGCGCGCCGCGCGGCGCTTGAGCGCCCGCCGCTCGTCCTCGCTGAGCCCGCCCCAGACGCCGGAGTCCTGGCCGGACTCGAGCGCCCACTGCAGGCACGTGTCGGTGACCGCGCAGCGCCGGCAGACGGCCTTCGCCTCGTCGATCTGGGAGAGCGCCGGGCCGGTGTTCCCGATGGGGAAGAAGAGCTCCGGGTCTTCCTCACGACAGGCAGCCTCGTGGCGCCAGTCCATGTGTCTACTCCTCGCACGTCGACGTCGTGGGGCGCCGTGCCCCTCGACGGTGGGTGTCCTGCTCGTGAACGACGTCACGAGCAGGGGCGTTCCACGGCGCTCCCACGGTGTGTGGGAGCATCGGTGAACGCTGGTCTCCGCCAGCGGGTGGAGACGCGCTGCGCTCGTCCCGACCCGCTCTGCTATGAGCCTTCCATCGATGAGTGGCGTTCCACAAGCGTTTCAGGCTTGTTTCCCTCAGCGGTGCGCTGTCTCCTGCATCACAGTACGGTCACGATCAGCGCCTTCGTGCCCCTCTGTCCGCCTCGCCGTGGGTCTCCGTCCGCCCACGGCAACGCGCCGCCACCACCGCCCTTGCCCCCGTGCGGCGCCGGTCAACCGTCCTCAGGCGCGCAGCCGCAGCGGCAGCCTCCGACGCCGCTGCGCCGGCTGCGGACCGGCGACCACCGGGAGCACCGCGCGGAAGCCCTCCAGCAGCAGCCGGGTGCGGGGCTCGAGCGCCTCGCCGTCGAGCTCGAGGGGGAACGCGCGCTCGGCCGACACCTCGACGCGGCTGACGTCGTGCAGGTTGACCATCTGGCGGCCGCGCGGCGAGGTGGCCCGCAGCATGCCGGCTGCGGCGCGGGTCACGGTGACGGGACCGATGCGGTGGACCGCGAAGACGTCGAGGCCCGACTCGAACGACGCCCGCGGGAACGGGTCCACGGGCCGCGGGCCGAGGTACGTCCACGGCCGGGTGTTGGCGACGACCGCCATCCGCGCGGGGAACGGGTCGGCGCCCTCGACGCTGACCTGCATGACGGGCACCCGGCCGGCGCCCACGGCCAGGGCAGCGGCGGCCTCGCGCAGGTAGAGGACCGGGGTCGCCGCCGCGCCCTGGGCGCGTCGGCCCTCGACGCGGCGCACGACCTCGGCGTCGAGACCGACGCCTGCCGCGAAGGTGAACCAGCGCCCGTCGGCGCGGCCGAGCCCGACGACGCGACGGTGCCCGGCAGCGGCCGCGCGCACGAGAGCGGCTGCCGCCTCGAGCGGGTCGCGGGGCAGGCCGAGCGCGCGGGCGAAGACGTTGGTGCTGCCGCCGGGCACCACGCCCAGGGCCGGACCGCCGGCGGCGGGGGAGCTGCCGCTGCCCAGCAGCCCGTTGACCAGCTCGTTGACAGTGCCGTCGCCGCCCAGCCCGACGACGAGCTCGAAGCCCCGGGCGCCGGCACCGGCCGCCAGCTCGACGGCGTGGCCGCGGGCGCGCGTCCAGGCCACCTCGACCTCGAGGCCGCGGGAGAGGACGCCGACGACCGCGTCGCGGGTGGCCTGCGTGGTGGTGGTCGCCACGGGGTTGGCCACCAGCAGCGCACGCACGCGGCCACTCTAGGGGCGGGCCCGCGCTCTACAGTGACGCGGTGTCCGCTACCTCCCCGCCGCCCGCCACACCTGGGACCCCGGGGCGCACCCGCGAGCCCGGGCTCGTCGTGCTCGCCGCCTGCGTCGCGCTGGAGGGCGCCGCGCTGGTGGTGCTCGGCCTGCTGGTGCTGGCGTCGGTCGTCGCCGGCGGCGGCGGCAACGTCGGGCTCTTCCTGTCGCTCGTGCTGCTGTTCGGGCTCTACGGCGGGGTGCTGCTGCTCGCCGCGCGCGCGATGCTGCACCGCCGGCGCTGGGCGCGCTCGCTCGGGATCCTGTCGCAGCTGATCGCCCTGCTCATGGCGCCGACGGTCCTGGGCGCCGGCGTGTGGGCCGCGGGCGTGCCGATGCTGGTCGTCGCCGCCGTGGCGCTGGTGCTCGTGCTGCTGCCGCAGGTGGGCGGCCGCCTCGACGACGGCGCCCGCCCGTAGCCCTGTCGCACGCCACCGCAGCGAGTGCGGGCCCTCAGTCCTCGGTGAGCAGGCCCTCGCGCAGCTGGGCCAGCGTGCGGGCGAGCAGCCGTGACACGTGCATCTGCGAGATGCCGACCTCGACCGCGATCTCCGACTGGGTCATGCCGCGGAAGAAGCGCAGCAGCAGGATCTTCTGCTCGCGCGGGGGCAGCCGCTCGAGCATCGGCTTGAGCGACTCGCGGTACTCGACGCCCTCGAGCGCCTCGTCGTCGACGCCCAGGGTGTCGACGACCGCCACGGAGTCCTCGTCGCCCTGGTCGCTGGCGTCGAGGGAGAGGGTGGAGTAGGCGTTGGCCGACTCGAGGCCCTCGAGGACCTCCTCGTCGGTGATGCCGAGGTGCTCGGCCAGCTCGTGCACCGTGGGGCTGCGCCCGTTCTTCTGCGACAGCTCGCCGGTGGCCTGGGTGAGGGTGAGGCGCAGCTCCTGCAGGCGCCGGGGCACGCGCACGGCCCAGCCCTTGTCGCGGAAGTGGCGCTTGATCTCGCCGACGATGGTCGGGGTCGCGTAGGTCGAGAACTCGACGCCGCGGAACGGGTCGAAGCGGTCGACCGACTTGATCAGCCCGATCGTGGCGACCTGCACGAGGTCGTCGTAGGGCTCGCCGCGGTTGCGGAAGCGGCGGGCGAGGTGCTCGACGAGCGGCAGGTGCTGCTCGACGAGCGCGTCGCGGACCCGCTTGTGCTCCGGGGTGTCGGCCTCGATGCCGGCGAGGGTGGCGAACAGCGCCTTCGTGCGCTCGCGGTCGACGCCGACGCCCGAGGAGGCGGGGATGACGACGCGTGCCGGCGCCTCGGGGGCGGCCTCGGCCGGCCCGGCGGTCTCGTCGACGAGCTCGACGGTGCCCTCGGGCGACACGACGACCTCGGGACCCGCGACGGGGCCGCCGGTCACGCGCCCACGCCCGCGAGCTGCTCGCGGCGCTTGTGCAGCGAGATCCAGACGGTCAGGCCCTCGCCCACGCCGGCGTCGACCTCGCCGGCCAGCGCGGTGAGCACGGTCCAGGAGAAGGTCTCGCGCTCGGGCAGGCTGCCGCGCGTGGTGGGGGCGCTCACGGTGATGAGCAGCCCGTCGGCCTCGAGCTCGAAGGTGCAGCTGAGGTCGGCGCCCGGGGCGGCCTGCGGCAGGAGCATCGCGCAGGCCTCGTCCACGGCGATGCGGAGGTCCTCGATCTCGTCGAGGGTGAAGTCGAGGCGGGCGGCGAGCCCGGCCGTCGCGGTGCGCAGCACCGAGAGGTAGGCGCTCGACGCGGGCAGCGTGACCTGCACGGCGTCGGAGCTCGTCCCCCACGGTCCCTGCTCGGTCTGCTGGGTCGTCTGCTGCGGGACAGCTGACAGGCCGCTCTCGCTCAACCCGGACTCCTCTGCGGACGCGCACTGCGGACGCGCGGGGCGGGTCCCCGAGCGGCGCTGCCCACGGTACCCCGTGACCGGCGGCCCGCACGCGAGCGCACCGGGGGGCTTCCGCCCGCGCCCGCGCAGGCCTAGCGTGCCGGAGGTGGTCGTCCCGCTCGCCGCCCGGCAGGCCGCGCTCGTCGGCCGGCTGGCGCGCGCCTACGCGGCGCTGCTCGGCGCTGCCGCGGAGGAGCACGACGGCATGCACGTCCGGCACGGGCTCCCGCGCCGCGCCTACCCGCGCGGCGGCGTCACCTGGGGCGACACCTACGTCTGCGGCAGCGCCCCCTGGGCGCGCTCGCCCGAGCGGCTGCGGCACGAGCGGGTGCACGTCGAGCAGTGGCGTACCTACGGGCTGTGGTTCGCTCTGCTCTACCTGCGCGCCGGGCGGGACCCCCTGCACAACCGGTTCGAGATCGAGGCAGGTCTCCACGACGGGGGCTACGTGCGGTGAGCGACGGCGACGGGACCGGCCTCGGCACGGTCGAGGTGGGCGAGCGCGGCATCCGGCTCGGGCAGCTGCTCAAGCTGGCCGGGCTCGTCGACACGGGCGGCGAGGCCAAGCTGGCGGTCGAGCAGGGGCGGGTGCGGGTCAACGGCGCGGTCGAGACGCGGCGCGGCGCCCAGCTCGCGGCCGGTGACACCGTCGAGTGCGACGGCCGCTCGGTGCGCCTGGCCTGATCCGCGCCCGGCCTGGCGCCCGGGGACGGGCGACGCCTGTGGCATCCTTGGCGGAGGTCATGAGCGCCAGCGACAAGCCCCGGCTCGCTGGCCGGCAACCCTCCGCCACGGTGGGGTGCTCCGGGTGACGACCAGGCGGGCCGCGCAGGGCGGTCGGCAAGCGTGGTCCTCGGGACGTCCCGAGCGCCAGAGGGCTGGAGCGGAGCGCACAGTGAGCCGGAGCGCACAGTGACCGGGGCCGAGCGGTCGGCCTCGACGGCCAGCGACGTCGCGGTGGCCCGGGCCGCGGCGGGCGAGGCCGCCGACGTCCTGCTGGCTCTGAGGGCGACCTACCCCGACGCGCCCGACCTGCGCGACCGCGGCGACCGCGCCGCCCACGAGACGATCGTCGAGCTGCTGGCGCGGCTGCGCCCCGGTGACGCCGTGCTCTCCGAGGAGGGCGTCGACGACCCGGCCCGGCTGTCCGCGCGCCGCGTGTGGATCGTCGACCCGCTCGACGGCACCCGCGAGTTCGGCGAGGCGGGCCGTCCCGACTGGGCCGTGCACGTCGCGCTCTGGCAGGACGGCGAGCTCACCGACGCCGCCGTCGCGCTCCCGGGCCTCGGCACCGTGCTGGCCACCGACGACGTGCCCCCTCCGCCGCCGCGCGACGGCAGGGCCGCCCCGCGCTTCGCGGTCAGCCGCACCCGCGCGACAGCGCTGGTCACGGGCGTCGCCGAAGCGCTCGGCGGCGAGCTGGTGCCGCTCGGCTCGGCGGGCTACAAGGCCGCCGCCGTCGTCCGCGGCGAGGTGGACGCCTACGTGCACACCGGCGGGCAGTACGAGTGGGACAGCGCCGCGCCCGTCGCCGTCGCCCGCGCGGCAGGGCTGCACACCAGCCGCGTCGACGGCTCGCCGCTCCTCTACAACCAGGCCGACGTGTCGCTGCCCGACCTGGTGGTGTGCCGCGCCGAGCTCGCCGACGACGTGCTGGCCGCCATCGCGCGGCTCTCGCAGCAGTCCGACGACGCAGGGAAGGAGACGATCGCGCGATGACGGTCCCCGGGTCCGCGCACGACTACCGCCTCAGCCAGCTCCAGTCGCTCGAGGCGGAGTCGATCCACATCTTCCGCGAGGTCGTCGCGGAGCTCGAGCGCCCGGTGCTGCTCTTCTCCGGCGGCAAGGACTCGATCGTCATGCTCCGCCTGGCCGAGAAGGCGTTCTGGCCGGCGCGCATCCCCTTCCCGGTGATGCACGTCGACACCGGGCTCAACTTCCCCGAGGTGCTCGAGTTCCGCGACCGCCGGGCCCAGGAGCTCGGCGTCCAGCTGCTGGTCGCCTCCGTGCCCGACGCGATCGAGCGCGGCACCGTGCGCGAGGAGCCCAACGGCTCGCGCAACCGCATCCAGACGCCGGTGCTCCTCGAGGCCGTCGAGAAGCACCGCTTCACCGCGCTGTTCGGCGGGGCCCGCCGCGACGAGGAGAAGGCGCGCGCCAAGGAGCGGGTGTTCTCCTTCCGCGACGACTTCGGCCAGTGGGACCCCAAGAACCAGCGCCCCGAGCTCTGGAACCTCTACAACGGGCGCATCCACCTCGGCGAGTCGATCCGCGTCTTCCCGCTGTCCAACTGGACCGAGCTCGACATCTGGTCCTACATCGCGGCCGAGCAGATCGACATCCCGGCGCTCTACCTCGCCCACGAGCGCGAGGTGGTCGAGCGCGACGGCATGCTCTACGCCGTCAACGAGTTCGTCGTCCCCCGCGAGGGCGAGACGGTGACGACCGAGCGCGTGCGCTACCGCACGATGGGCGACGCGAACCTCACCGCAGCCGTACGCTCCGACGCCGACACGCTCGACAAGGTGGTCGCCGAGGTGGCGACGACGCGGCTGACCGAGCGCGGCGCGACCCGCGGCGACGACCGGGTCAGCGAGGCAGCCATGGAGGACCGCAAGCGCGAGGGGTACTTCTAGATGAGCGACATCCTGCGCTTCGCCACGGCGGGCTCGGTCGACGACGGCAAGAGCACGCTGATCGGCCGGCTGCTCTACGACAGCAAGTCGATCTTCGAGGACCAGTACGAAGCGGTCGAGCGGGCCTCCGCCGGCAACGACTACGTCAACCTCGCCCTGCTGACCGACGGCCTGCGCGCCGAGCGCGAGCAGGGCATCACGATCGACGTGGCCTACCGCTACTTCGCCACACCTCGGCGTACCTTCATCATCGCCGACACCCCGGGCCACATCCAGTACACCCGCAACATGGTGACCGGTGCGTCCACTGCAGACCTCGCCATCGTGCTCGTCGACGCGCGCAAGGGCATCCTCGAGCAGAGCCGCCGGCACGCGTTCCTGGTGTCGCTCCTGCGCGTCCCGCACCTCGTCGTCGCCGTCAACAAGATGGACCTCGTCGACTGGTCGCAGGAGGTCTTCGAGGAGATCCACGAGGAGTTCACGGCCTTCGCGACCAAGCTCGAGGTGCCCGACCTCACGATCATCCCGATCTCGGCGCTCGAGGGCGACAACATCGTGCACCGGTCGACCAACATGCCGTGGTACGACGGGCCTTCTCTGCTCCACCACCTCGAGCACGTGCACATCGCGAGCGACCGCAACCTGGTCGACGCGCGCTTCCCGGTGCAGTACGTCATCCGGCCGCAGTCGCGCGAGTTCCCCGACTACCGCGGCTACGCCGGCACCATCGCGAGCGGCGTCTTCAAGCCGGGCGACGAGGTCCAGGTGCTGCCCAGCGGCTTCACCTCGCGCATCGCGTCCATCGACACGGCCGACGGCCCGGTCGCCGAGGCGTTCGCGCCGATGGCGGTCACCATCCGGCTCGAGGACGAGATCGACATCTCCCGCGGCGACATGCTGTGCCGTCCGCACAACGCGCCGCACGCGACGCAGGACGTCGACGCGATGGTGTGCTGGATGACCGACGAGCCGCTGCGCGCCGGCCAGAAGCTGGCGATCAAGCACACGACGCGCTCGGCGCGCGCGATGGTCAAGGAGCTGCAGTACCGCCTCGACGTCAACAGCCTGCACCGCGACGTCACGGTGGACGCTCTGGGGCTCAACGACATCGGCCGCGTACGCCTGCGCACCACCGTGCCGCTGTTCGCCGACCCCTACGCCCGCAACCGCACGACCGGCGGCTTCATCCTCATCGACGAGGCCACCAACCGCACCGTCGGGGCAGGGATGGTCCACCCCTCCGAGTGACCGACGCGACACACCGCTCTCCTCACGACCGGCACCCCGCGGCCGTAGTGGGTTCCTGAACGAGGAACCTGCGAGGAGACGTCTGTGCGAGTACGGGTGCGACGAGGGCTCGCTGCGGCGGGCGCGGTGGTGACGGCCGCGGCCGTCCTGGCTGGGTGCGGCGGGTCGGCGACGCCGACGGGCGGTGCGCAGGGCGACGGCCGCGTACGCATCGCGATCCCGGAGCCCGACGCGATCACGCCCACCGCCGCCGACGAGACGGCCGGCATCGGCATCGTGCACGGGCTGTTCACCGGGCTGGTCGCGTACGACAGCCGCACCGCCCCCGTGCTCACACCGCTCGCCAAGGCGGTGACCACGTCGGACCACCAGCACTGGACCGTACGGCTGGCGTCCGGGTGGACGTTCCACAACGGCGAGGCCGTGACGTCGTCGTCCTTCGTCGATGCCTGGAACTACGGCGCGCTCGGCACCCACGGGCAGTACGCCGGCCCGTTCTACGCACCGATCGAGGGCTACGACGACGTCGCGCCCGTGGACGACTCGGGGGAGCCGCTGCGTCCCAGGGCGCAGACGATGCGAGGGTTGCACGTCGTCG from Motilibacter peucedani harbors:
- a CDS encoding NAD-glutamate dehydrogenase; the protein is MTDDPLRTAYLSGLAPDERRELGDRAEAALAAHGELAATRRPGETLVRSYAPGPRTLALDVVTDDMPFLVDSLTAEVTRRGCAISWLAHPQLAVQRDDDGRLAEVVGPAGEACPSGCLPESWIHVEAVPSRPVAPEELAEAVRAVLGDVRVAVEDWEAMRSVAERLATELAQDPPVAHAQSEVDEAVELLGWLAGGAFTFLGYAEYSLVEGEESDSLVPVPGSALGLLRPHEPATRPGGASGTELRSPAIRAKAREPRLLLITKANSRSTVHRPAYLDYVGIKVFDADGRVVGERRFVGLLSTTAYSDSVRRIPVVRQKVAEILRRAGTTAHSHSGRGLLQVLEAYPRDELFGVGVDTLAETVGAVLRLQERRRVRLFVRRDDYGRFASCLVYLPRDRYDTQARMRMESVLRKAFGAESVEYSTRVTESVLARLHFVVRVPAGREVPEVDVVELEGRLAAAVRTWGDELAEALADALPGPCGDELLARYADAFPEAYKEDFDAITAVQDLRRLESLSDESTRGLVTAVSPGSGGLRRFTVYRRSPVSISRVLPLLARMGVEVVDERPYQLSPADGGSAWIYALGVRYPSDPAPDVPEGEALRLFQDAFAAAWHGEADSDGFDELVVSAGLSWRQVLVVRACARWLRQASAGFAAFSPAYLERALVRNAQVARLLVQLFEARFDPARETGRSEAVEHLHARTLEAIDAVESLDEDRILRGVLAVVTAALRTNYFQLGTDGRPKPYLSLKLDPHRVPDVAEPRPAYEVFVHSPTVEGVHLRFGAVARGGLRWSDRREDFRTEILGLVKAQAVKNAVIVPVGAKGGFVVRRPQADPRDREAFVAEGVECYRLFIRGLLDITDNRVESRGHSEVVPPPRVVRHDGDDPYLVVAADKGTATFSDIANGIAADYSFWLGDAFASGGSVGYDHKAMGITARGAWEAVRRRFRELGHDTQTTPFTVVGVGDMSGDVFGNGMLLSEQIRLVAAFDHRHVFLDPDPDPAVSFAERARLFALPRSSWADYDESLLSSGGGVFPRSLKHIPVSPQVRARLGIEPDVEQLTPAELMRAILLAPVDLFWNGGIGTYVKATGETHAEVGDKANDALRVDGARLRVRVVGEGGNLGVTQLGRVEAALAGVRIGTDAIDNSAGVDTSDHEVNIKIVVDSAVRAGAVASDERVPLLQAMTGDVAALVLRDNYLQNYLLGVGRTLAPSMLPVHERVMRTLEERKVLDRRLERLPGSAQVRVRLGEGGGLTTPEYAVLVAYVKNVLSGDLVATPVPDEAWTTPVLRGYFPPLLRERLGARLDEHPLRREIVTTEVVNDLVNRAGVTFAFRAQEETGASVADVVRAYVVVREVFGLDALWREVEGLDGVADTGAQTALVLETRRLVDRATRWFLQSRPPGLDVEQEVARYASTVRELSAEVPRLVGAEAAARLRTLGARLAAPGVPAELADRVAALLDVFALLDVVEVARSVEVAPGQHCEPAEVAPLYFALDDRYAIESLLSRIAGLPRGDRWQAMARASVRYDLYATLASLTTAVLRETPAGEPLGRITAWEQVRGELLARARGTVDAALAAEPADLATLSVALRALRTLLR
- a CDS encoding sensor histidine kinase; its protein translation is MPTLSDLARDQGLDPADVAHLQALTADWQLLADLSFADLVLWVPCPDDADGYVAVAQMRPTTGPSLLHDDVVGQCLARGKRPLVDHAFDEAKIARGRELEWRDDVPVREETIPVVREGRVLAVISRHTNLATARTPSRLEVTYLRCANDLALMIADGVFPYPGSSDGGAASPRVGDGLLRLDAAGLVTYASPNALSAYRHLGLAADLVGAHLGRTTAVLAPSQMPVDEAVEWVAGGSAPRQTEVEGHGVIVLLRVLPLLVEGARVGALVLVRDVTELRRREQELLSKEATIREIHHRVKNNLQAVAALLRLQARRVSAPEAQAALAEAVQRVGSIAVVHETLSRSTDGLVGFDEVAERLTSGVVEVAQTGATVRLRRTGTFGTLPAETATPLAMVLTELVQNAVEHGSGARGGTVEVRAERHERSLTVSISDDGPGLPEGFSLEGSANLGLRIVAGMVRTELRGDLVLAAGPEGGTVATVTLWVPAGDADPALA
- a CDS encoding WhiB family transcriptional regulator, yielding MDWRHEAACREEDPELFFPIGNTGPALSQIDEAKAVCRRCAVTDTCLQWALESGQDSGVWGGLSEDERRALKRRAARNRVRTA
- a CDS encoding diacylglycerol/lipid kinase family protein, with protein sequence MRALLVANPVATTTTQATRDAVVGVLSRGLEVEVAWTRARGHAVELAAGAGARGFELVVGLGGDGTVNELVNGLLGSGSSPAAGGPALGVVPGGSTNVFARALGLPRDPLEAAAALVRAAAAGHRRVVGLGRADGRWFTFAAGVGLDAEVVRRVEGRRAQGAAATPVLYLREAAAALAVGAGRVPVMQVSVEGADPFPARMAVVANTRPWTYLGPRPVDPFPRASFESGLDVFAVHRIGPVTVTRAAAGMLRATSPRGRQMVNLHDVSRVEVSAERAFPLELDGEALEPRTRLLLEGFRAVLPVVAGPQPAQRRRRLPLRLRA
- a CDS encoding RNA polymerase sigma factor SigF, with the translated sequence MDLAAQAPRAARGRGRVTGGPVAGPEVVVSPEGTVELVDETAGPAEAAPEAPARVVIPASSGVGVDRERTKALFATLAGIEADTPEHKRVRDALVEQHLPLVEHLARRFRNRGEPYDDLVQVATIGLIKSVDRFDPFRGVEFSTYATPTIVGEIKRHFRDKGWAVRVPRRLQELRLTLTQATGELSQKNGRSPTVHELAEHLGITDEEVLEGLESANAYSTLSLDASDQGDEDSVAVVDTLGVDDEALEGVEYRESLKPMLERLPPREQKILLLRFFRGMTQSEIAVEVGISQMHVSRLLARTLAQLREGLLTED
- a CDS encoding ATP-binding protein, encoding MQVTLPASSAYLSVLRTATAGLAARLDFTLDEIEDLRIAVDEACAMLLPQAAPGADLSCTFELEADGLLITVSAPTTRGSLPERETFSWTVLTALAGEVDAGVGEGLTVWISLHKRREQLAGVGA